In Rodentibacter haemolyticus, the DNA window TACGACGTTCTTCGACCGGTAAATCAAGCGTCGGTTTTCTCACTTCATTTAAAAAATTAAGCATAAGATAAACTCCAAGTTAAATAATTGCACGCATATTAGATCGGAATTCATTCTTACTCTTGCGAATGCAACTCGGAAAACCTAGGAATAATTCCTAGAATGCCTAATTTTCTTATAAAAATGTGATGTAGCTCACAATTTTATATAAAAAGAGCGGTCAAAATTGACCGCTCTTTTTCTTCACTTTCTTGTTACATCACCACCACATCAAACTGTTCTTGATTATAAAACGGCTCCGTTTTCACCTGAACCCGTTTTCCGATGAACATTTCAACCTCCGGAAGCAGCCCGTGGGATTCTTCATTAATCAAATATTCTGCGACAGCCGGTGATGCATACACCACAAATTGTTCACTGCTGAACAAATGATATACACGAATAATTTCACGCATAATTTCATAACATACGGTTTCTACCGTTTTTATGCGACCACGACCACGGCAAGCAGGACATTCATCACATAACACGCGCTCCAAACTTTCACGGGTACGTTTACGCGTCATTTCCACCAAACCTAGTTGGGTAAAACCGTTCACGCTGGTTTTTATGCGATCTTTTGAAAGCGCATCCTGTAGAGACTCCAAAACACGATTCTGATGATCTTCCAACTGCATATCAATAAAATCAATGATAATTATCCCACCAAGATTGCGTAGTTGAAGTTGTTGCGCAATCGCTTTCGTGGCTTCAATATTCGTATTGAAAATGGTTTCTTCCAAATTTCGGTGTCCGACAAATGCCCCGGTATTAATGTCAATTGTGGTCATTGCTTCCGTTTGTTCAATAATGAGATAACCGCCGGATTTTAAATTTACGCGTTTATCCAGTGCTTGTTGAATGCCATTTTCAACGCCATATACATCAAAGAGCGGTTGATTCCCGGAATAAAGAACCAGTTTATCACTCAATTCAGGCATAAATTCATCGGTAAATTCCTTTACTTCGTTGAAACAAAGTTTGGAATCTATACGAATTTTTTCTAATGTTGTACCGATAAAATCACGCAAAATACGTTGTGGCAAAGCCGGTTCGCCATAAATTTTCGAACGGGTCGGATACTTCGTTTTTCGTTCCAACACTTTACGCCATAAACGCTTGAGAAATTCCGCATCTTGACGAAGTTCCTCTTCACTCGCACCTTCTGTTGCAGTACGAACGATAAATCCGCCCAGTTCATCACAAAAAGGTTCAACCAAAGCCTTTAAGCGTGCCCGTTCATCTTCGCTCTCAATACGCTGAGATACGCCCACATGGCTATTCTCCGGCATAAAAACAAGATAACGGGACGGCAGTGTAATATCAGTGGTTAAGCGCGCTCCTTTCGTACCAAGCGGATCTTTTACTACTTGTACCACGATATCTTGTCCTTCACGAACCAGCTCAGAAATACTTTTTACTTTGAATTGTTTTTGTTCGTTTTCGTCCACACATTCCGTATGAGACACAATGTCGGATGCATGCAAAAACGCAGCTTTTTCCAAGCCGATATCCACAAATGCAGATTGCATACCGGGTAATACACGTGTCACCCTACCTTTATAAATATTTCCCACAATGCCGCATTTGGCTCGGCGTTCAATATGTACTTCTTTTAATACACCCATTTCCACCAATGCTATTCGGGTTTCATTCGGTGTAACGTTCATTAATAATTCTACCGCATCCATTTTGTTGTCTCTGTATCTCCTTTTTTAAGGAATAGAATAATAGACTTAAATAAGATAAAATGCGAGCTTTCTCAAATTTTCGATACTTTTTTTGGGGTTATATTGATGTTTGTTTTTGACCCGACACTGATCACATTCACGATTTATATTATCGGGATGTTGCTTATCGGTGTGCTTGCTTATCATTACACAAATAATTTATCCGATTACATTTTAGGCGGTCGCCGTTTAGGCAGTTTTGTCACGGCAATGTCAGCCGGTGCATCCGATATGTCGGGCTGGTTACTAATGGGCTTACCCGGTGCCGTGTATTTATCCGGTTTAGTAGAAGGCTGGATTGCCATCGGATTAATACTCGGTGCTTATTTTAACTGGCTTCTTGTTTCAGGCAGATTACGTGTTTATACCGAATTTAATCATAATGCGCTAACATTGCCGGAATATTTTCATCACCGCTTCGGGGCTTCGCATCAATTGCTGAAAATGCTGTCTGCG includes these proteins:
- the rng gene encoding ribonuclease G, coding for MDAVELLMNVTPNETRIALVEMGVLKEVHIERRAKCGIVGNIYKGRVTRVLPGMQSAFVDIGLEKAAFLHASDIVSHTECVDENEQKQFKVKSISELVREGQDIVVQVVKDPLGTKGARLTTDITLPSRYLVFMPENSHVGVSQRIESEDERARLKALVEPFCDELGGFIVRTATEGASEEELRQDAEFLKRLWRKVLERKTKYPTRSKIYGEPALPQRILRDFIGTTLEKIRIDSKLCFNEVKEFTDEFMPELSDKLVLYSGNQPLFDVYGVENGIQQALDKRVNLKSGGYLIIEQTEAMTTIDINTGAFVGHRNLEETIFNTNIEATKAIAQQLQLRNLGGIIIIDFIDMQLEDHQNRVLESLQDALSKDRIKTSVNGFTQLGLVEMTRKRTRESLERVLCDECPACRGRGRIKTVETVCYEIMREIIRVYHLFSSEQFVVYASPAVAEYLINEESHGLLPEVEMFIGKRVQVKTEPFYNQEQFDVVVM